In the Muricauda sp. MAR_2010_75 genome, one interval contains:
- a CDS encoding YjjG family noncanonical pyrimidine nucleotidase, whose product MFEHPVTDIFFDLDHTLWDFEKNSALTFQKILTKNSVDVVLEDFLGVYAPINLEYWKLYRENRVTKAELRFQRLRRTFDTLGAVVQDDLIHILAHEYIEHLSSFTHLVPNAVETLEYLSPKYRLHIITNGFQEVQEKKMVGSNIHRYFDQIINSEMAGVKKPHPYIFELALTKANVDPRNTIMVGDSLEADILGAKSMGMQVLHFNANGEPEHDHCITINNLIEIKSFL is encoded by the coding sequence ATGTTTGAACACCCTGTAACCGACATTTTTTTTGATTTAGACCACACCCTTTGGGATTTTGAAAAGAACTCTGCCCTCACTTTCCAAAAGATTCTTACAAAGAATTCAGTGGATGTGGTACTGGAAGATTTTTTGGGTGTTTATGCCCCCATCAACCTAGAGTATTGGAAATTGTATCGGGAAAACCGGGTAACAAAGGCTGAGCTCCGATTCCAACGGTTACGGCGCACTTTTGATACCCTTGGAGCGGTGGTACAGGACGATCTCATTCACATTTTGGCCCATGAATACATTGAACATCTTTCCTCATTTACACATTTGGTGCCCAATGCCGTGGAGACTTTGGAATATCTATCACCAAAATACCGATTGCATATCATTACCAATGGGTTTCAGGAAGTTCAGGAGAAAAAGATGGTCGGGAGCAACATTCACCGGTATTTTGATCAAATTATAAACTCAGAAATGGCAGGCGTTAAAAAACCACATCCTTATATTTTTGAGCTGGCTCTAACCAAGGCAAATGTAGACCCAAGAAATACCATTATGGTGGGCGATAGTCTGGAGGCCGATATTCTTGGGGCAAAGAGTATGGGCATGCAGGTTCTTCACTTTAATGCCAATGGCGAACCCGAACATGATCATTGCATTACCATTAACAATTTAATTGAAATAAAAAGCTTTTTATAG
- a CDS encoding DUF5723 family protein, producing MRGIRLFFYITLLGGASLCAQNKQLLYDFYEIPQSLMVNPGVKTSEKWHTGIPFISGLAFQVGTSGVTVNDLFANDGIDFTTKVRERVLVAMSHRDDFSTTSQIEGFNVGFRSRNRPDDYYSFGVYGETDIIVYWPRDLAILGFEGNGGANIGRNFDLGDVSLRGEMINVFHFGINRKISNTLTVGGRAKLYSSVFQFQSIGNSGSFRTTQGQDNIYVSTITADMQLRTAGAKEIFDILDDDTRSAREELPPLFAKRVLLGGNLGLGFDAGFSYNLNPQTTITASVLDVGFIYQSKDIQNYTLRGSASTEGITVFLPEDINNVNNDLWQDLVDDIEESLPYEENTESYISLRPVKAYGSIRYDFGEGGLGFDNCGCAINGRGGSNSDFYPNSVGGQLYMIKRPRGIQAALTGFYQRRFGRVLALKGTYTVDKYSLTNIGLGLNFQAGPINFYVLADNLLSYRNIADSHYASLQFGFNIISWNGN from the coding sequence ATGAGAGGAATTCGGTTGTTCTTTTATATCACACTCTTGGGAGGTGCATCACTATGCGCCCAAAACAAGCAACTGCTCTACGATTTTTATGAGATTCCCCAATCGTTGATGGTAAATCCAGGGGTAAAAACATCAGAAAAATGGCATACAGGAATACCATTTATTTCCGGATTGGCTTTTCAAGTGGGGACAAGTGGTGTAACGGTAAACGACCTTTTTGCCAATGATGGTATAGATTTTACCACCAAGGTTCGGGAACGGGTATTGGTTGCCATGTCCCACAGAGACGATTTTAGCACCACAAGCCAAATAGAAGGCTTCAATGTAGGTTTTAGGAGTAGAAATAGACCTGACGATTACTATTCTTTTGGAGTTTATGGGGAGACAGACATTATTGTGTATTGGCCCAGGGATTTGGCCATTTTGGGGTTTGAGGGCAATGGCGGGGCCAATATTGGACGGAATTTTGATTTGGGGGATGTAAGTCTTAGGGGCGAAATGATAAACGTGTTTCATTTTGGAATCAACCGAAAAATAAGCAATACGCTTACTGTTGGAGGTCGTGCAAAATTGTATTCCAGTGTTTTCCAATTTCAATCCATAGGAAATTCCGGGTCCTTTAGAACAACCCAAGGGCAGGACAATATTTATGTGAGTACAATTACGGCCGATATGCAACTGCGAACCGCAGGTGCCAAGGAAATTTTTGACATTTTGGATGACGATACCCGAAGCGCACGGGAAGAATTGCCTCCCCTTTTTGCCAAGCGGGTGCTTTTGGGTGGAAATCTTGGTCTTGGTTTCGATGCCGGGTTTAGCTATAATCTTAATCCACAGACCACTATAACCGCAAGTGTTCTAGATGTTGGTTTTATCTACCAATCCAAAGACATACAGAACTACACGCTTCGCGGCAGTGCCAGTACCGAAGGGATTACGGTATTTCTACCGGAGGACATTAACAACGTCAACAATGACCTTTGGCAGGATTTGGTGGATGATATTGAGGAGTCCCTCCCCTATGAAGAAAATACGGAGAGCTATATTTCCCTCAGACCTGTCAAGGCCTATGGGTCTATCAGGTACGATTTTGGAGAAGGCGGCCTTGGATTTGATAATTGTGGCTGTGCTATTAATGGTCGAGGGGGTAGCAACTCGGATTTTTACCCGAACAGTGTAGGAGGGCAGCTATACATGATAAAGAGGCCCCGTGGCATTCAAGCAGCATTGACCGGATTCTATCAACGCCGATTTGGAAGGGTACTTGCCTTAAAGGGCACGTATACCGTCGACAAATATTCGCTCACTAATATTGGTTTAGGGCTTAATTTTCAAGCTGGACCTATCAATTTTTATGTATTGGCCGATAATCTTTTGAGTTATCGCAACATTGCCGATAGTCATTATGCTTCTTTACAGTTCGGATTTAATATCATATCTTGGAACGGTAATTGA